The following coding sequences are from one Nilaparvata lugens isolate BPH chromosome 6, ASM1435652v1, whole genome shotgun sequence window:
- the LOC120351972 gene encoding transmembrane protease serine 13-like: protein MMRNSASRRPPPHQNQAKVTPTPPQAAAASPHRRASCDARQSRDSSASQPPPTPTTTGITRAPSTTRPTRGARSTNASTPAAKRSTPKVRTSRLISARIRVSYGGFRTQ, encoded by the coding sequence ATGATGAGGAACTCTGCCTCGCGACGCCCCCCTCCTCACCAGAATCAGGCCAAGGtcactccaactcctcctcaGGCAGCTGCGGCCTCTCCTCACCGCCGAGCGTCGTGCGATGCACGTCAGTCGCGCGACTCATCAGCGTCTCAGCCTCCACCAACACCAACAACAACAGGCATCACTCGCGCACCCTCGACCACTCGCCCGACTCGCGGCGCAAGATCCACAAATGCCAGCACCCCGGCTGCAAAAAGGTCTACACCAAAAGTTCGCACCTCAAGGCTCATCAGCGCACGCATACGG